The Pangasianodon hypophthalmus isolate fPanHyp1 chromosome 5, fPanHyp1.pri, whole genome shotgun sequence genome includes a window with the following:
- the zeb2a gene encoding zinc finger E-box-binding homeobox 2a isoform X1 — translation MVHTLAPVAPSGTRLRLPNLSSAFSFLPSSPAREVSYTLRDLGIVYSPAQILDGVAESLLSMKPEIMAEGPRCKRRKQANPRRKNVLSSDEEDRLQGSEGEGSPVGVPSLEPSPRVAHALLSCRGDEEDESRDIWPHTDLNGAEERKDEYNPLSPDVSLHGAGNGTVKGIDATAELESFFAKRKLEDNEGCPASIAEYLQRGDTAIIYPEDPEESTRLSTPEANGQDDNENDLAIRTPDDFAQLLTCHYCDRGYKRLTALKEHIKYRHEKNEESFPCQLCSDTFAYRTQLDRHMATHRPSRDQPPVLNEGAGNRKFKCTECGKAFKYKHHLKEHLRIHSGEKPYECSNCKKRFSHSGSYSSHISSKKCIGLISINGRVRHGVGTKSGSSPNSAASSPGSPALAQLRSKLENSRCTGLQDPLAHPDIKAEPMDFNECRLMMASPPEFGGPGGFLNGTGRGGSPLGMHNSSQTPLQHLAMRLDSHALGYPGLSNNLTKVQRVLQIVDNTVCRQKLDSNPEETSKLRAYMKDLSSQMEDHKLVLASQAGFHGVGHNSPSKSIIDYTLEKVNEAKTSPRSLTEDAEKRALDIKKERPSHIIGAISDEKAQERDGQYTSFSCQYCKESFNGPIPLHQHERYLCKMNEEIKAVLKPNESLTVSRRGVSDIEQQGVMVSASMPDRNTTSPINPFKNHLSVLKAYFAMNTEPSSEELRKISIAVGLPQEFVKEWFIQWKAQSLHGVSRKRSPPPEWGSGESNHGFARESALVRSPASTGQYSDSAAEIQGTINGETGHRLAKHHQLPSIRHINEKTVDSVDHLRGETPSPLNLSSTSSKHSHSSSYTPTSLTSEDAHGEPLDLSLPKHLSKSDRKPKPNGFNIDGNGDPALREQGTEPLDLAHIKKEFSGLNSVGNENQLDKSSSPIFGINPFSGGPIYTPLPPHGAFPPSTFMSPAQASIPGLRPYPGLDPMGFLPHMAYTYAAGAATFAEMQQRRKYQRKPGFQGELLDSTGDYLSGLEDLTDSELLLARKKIKKTESGMYACDLCDKTFQKTSSLLRHKYEHTGKRPHQCQICKKAFKHKHHLIEHSRLHSGEKPYQCDKCGKRFSHSGSYSQHMNHRYSYCKREAEEREAAKQESHSENGGLLEPTELLMHHAYLKGLTPLRFSDPEEQGEDMMRGSTILRDGTEDGSREAEKVYPEVTDRRDEAMFREEEEMETEEDRLESQSLDGMAKDEKENDASGGTEDESSEERKAESKTDGEGKNEDAD, via the exons TGCTGAGCTCCGATGAAGAGGACAGACTGCAGGGTTCGGAGGGAGAGGGGAGCCCGGTTGGCGTTCCCAGCCTGGAGCCGTCGCCCCGAGTGGCACATGCCCTCCTTTCATGCAGGGGAGATGAGGAGGACGAGAGCCGTGACATCTGGCCACACACGGACCTCAATGGTGCAG aggagagaaaagatgaATACAATCCTCTGAGTCCTGACGTGTCCCTCCATGGAGCTGGAAACGGTACAG TTAAGGGTATTGATGCCACTGCAGAGCTGGAGAGCTTCTTCGCCAAGAGGAAGCTGGAGGACAACGAGGGATGTCCTGCCAGCATAGCTGAGTACCTGCAACGAGGAGACACGGCCATAATTTACCCAGAAGACCCGGAGGAGAGCACGAGGCTGAGCACTCCAGAGGCCAATGGGCAGGATGACAATGAGAATG ATCTGGCAATCAGGACGCCAGATGACTTTGCCCAACTGTTGACCTGCCACTACTGCGACCGCGGCTACAAGAGGCTGACCGCCCTCAAGGAGCACATCAAGTACAGGCACGAGAAGAACGAGGAGAGCTTTCCCTGCCAGCTCTGCAGCGACACTTTCGCCTACCGCACGCAGCTGGATCGCCATATGGCCACCCACAGGCCTTCTAGGGACCAG CCTCCAGTGCTGAACGAAGGGGCCGGAAACCGCAAGTTCAAATGCACCGAGTGTGGGAAAGCCTTCAAATACAAACACCATCTGAAGGAGCACCTCCGCATCCACAGTG GTGAGAAGCCATACGAATGCTCCAACTGTAAGAAGCGCTTCTCTCACTCCGGCTCTTACAGTTCACACATTAGTAGCAAGAAGTGCATTGGCCTCATCTCTATAAATGGACGGGTACGACATGGGGTTGGCACCAAGTCTGGCTCATCCCCAAACTCTGCCGCTTCATCGCCAGGCAGCCCTGCCTTGGCTCAGCTAAGGAGCAAACTGGAAAACAGCAGATGCACTGGTCTCCAGGACCCATTAGCCCACCCTGATATAAAGGCTGAGCCCATGGACTTCAATGAATGCCGTCTCATGATGGCTTCACCACCAGAATTTGGAGGACCTGGGGGTTTTCTTAATGGTACTGGCCGTGGGGGGAGCCCCCTAGGGATGCACAATTCGTCACAGACCCCCTTGCAGCACTTGGCTATGAGATTGGATTCACATGCATTAGGCTACCCAGGCTTGAGCAATAACCTAACTAAGGTTCAGCGGGTCCTCCAGATTGTCGACAACACTGTGTGCCGGCAGAAGTTGGACAGCAACCCTGAGGAGACCTCCAAGTTGAGGGCCTACATGAAGGATCTGAGCTCCCAGATGGAAGATCACAAGCTGGTTCTGGCTTCCCAGGCTGGATTTCACGGGGTTGGACACAACAGTCCTAGCAAGAGCATTATTGACTACACATTGGAGAAGGTCAACGAGGCCAAAACCTCCCCACGTAGCCTAACTGAAGATGCAGAAAAAAGGGCTCTTGACATTAAGAAAGAGAGGCCCAGTCATATAATTGGTGCCATTTCAGATGAGAAGGCCCAGGAGAGGGATGGCCAGTACACATCATTCTCATGCCAATACTGCAAGGAGTCATTCAATGGCCCTATTCCCTTGCACCAGCATGAGCGCTACCTTTGCAAGATGAACGAAGAGATAAAGGCAGTCCTGAAACCTAATGAAAGCTTAACTGTCAGTCGTAGAGGAGTGTCTGACATAGAGCAACAGGGTGTTATGGTATCTGCTTCTATGCCAGATAGAAATACAACTAGCCCAATTAACCCTTTTAAAAATCACTTGTCAGTACTGAAAGCTTACTTTGCTATGAATACTGAGCCCAGCTCAGAAGAACTGAGGAAGATCTCCATTGCGGTTGGTCTTCCTCAAGAATTTGTAAAGGAGTGGTTTATTCAGTGGAAAGCTCAGTCTCTCCATGGTGTGTCCAGGAAAAGATCTCCACCTCCTGAATGGGGCAGTGGGGAGAGCAACCATGGTTTTGCTAGAGAATCAGCACTTGTAAGATCACCTGCTTCCACTGGCCAGTATAGTGACTCAGCAGCAGAAATCCAAGGTACTATCAATGGTGAAACTGGGCACCGGCTAGCCAAACACCACCAGTTACCAAGCATAAGAcacataaatgaaaaaacagTTGACTCGGTGGACCACTTGAGAGGCGAGACCCCCTCACCCCTGAATCTTTCTTCAACATCTTCAAAACACTCTCACAGCAGCTCCTATACCCCTACAAGTCTTACCTCTGAGGATGCCCATGGTGAACCTCTAGACCTGTCATTGCCAAAACATCTCTCCAAATCAGACAGGAAGCCTAAGCCAAATGGTTTCAACATAGATGGTAATGGGGACCCTGCTCTACGAGAGCAAGGAACAGAACCTCTGGACTTAGCTCACATCAAGAAGGAGTTCAGTGGCTTGAACAGTGTGGGCAACGAAAACCAGCTAGATAAAAGTTCTAGCCCGATCTTTGGCATCAACCCCTTCAGTGGTGGTCCTATTTATACCCCTCTACCACCACATGGAGCATTCCCTCCATCTACTTTCATGTCCCCAGCACAGGCCAGCATCCCAGGACTAAGACCTTACCCAGGACTTGACCCTATGGGCTTCCTTCCACATATGGCTTACACTTACGCGGCAGGGGCAGCCACCTTTGCTGAGATGCAGCAGCGACGGAAATACCAGCGAAAACCAGGCTTCCAG ggGGAGTTGCTGGACAGCACAGGGGACTATTTGTCAGGGCTGGAGGACCTGACAGACAGTGAGTTGCTGCTTGCCCGGAAGAAGATTAAGAAGACTGAAAGTGGTATGTACGCGTGTGACTTGTGCGACAAAACATTCCAGAAGACCAGTTCCCTCCTAAGACACAAATATGAGCACACAG GTAAGAGGCCTCACCAGTGCCAGATCTGCAAGAAGGCCTTCAAGCACAAGCACCATCTAATCGAGCACTCGCGCCTGCACTCGGGCGAGAAGCCCTATCAGTGTGACAAATGCGGCAAGCGCTTCTCGCACTCGGGCTCATACTCTCAGCACATGAACCACCGCTACTCCTACTGCAAGAGAGAGGCTGAGGAACGTGAGGCTGCCAAGCAAGAGAGCCATAGTGAGAACGGTGGCCTACTGGAGCCCACGGAGCTGCTGATGCACCACGCTTACCTAAAGGGACTTACGCCACTGAGATTTTCTGATCCGGAAGAGCAGGGCGAGGACATGATGCGAGGAAGCACCATCTTGAGAGATGGCACAGAGGATGGGTCTAGGGAGGCAGAGAAGGTGTACCCGGAAGTGACGGACAGACGAGACGAGGCAATGTtcagggaggaggaggaaatgGAAACGGAGGAGGATAGGTTGGAGAGCCAGAGCCTGGATGGTATGGCAAAAGATGAGAAAGAGAACGATGCATCAGGAGGAACGGAAGATGAGAGCTCGGAGGAGAGGAAGGCGGAGAGCAAGACAGATGGAGAGGGCAAGAATGAGGATGCTGATTAA
- the zeb2a gene encoding zinc finger E-box-binding homeobox 2a isoform X3, with protein MKPEIMAEGPRCKRRKQANPRRKNVLSSDEEDRLQGSEGEGSPVGVPSLEPSPRVAHALLSCRGDEEDESRDIWPHTDLNGAEERKDEYNPLSPDVSLHGAGNGTVKGIDATAELESFFAKRKLEDNEGCPASIAEYLQRGDTAIIYPEDPEESTRLSTPEANGQDDNENDLAIRTPDDFAQLLTCHYCDRGYKRLTALKEHIKYRHEKNEESFPCQLCSDTFAYRTQLDRHMATHRPSRDQPPVLNEGAGNRKFKCTECGKAFKYKHHLKEHLRIHSGEKPYECSNCKKRFSHSGSYSSHISSKKCIGLISINGRVRHGVGTKSGSSPNSAASSPGSPALAQLRSKLENSRCTGLQDPLAHPDIKAEPMDFNECRLMMASPPEFGGPGGFLNGTGRGGSPLGMHNSSQTPLQHLAMRLDSHALGYPGLSNNLTKVQRVLQIVDNTVCRQKLDSNPEETSKLRAYMKDLSSQMEDHKLVLASQAGFHGVGHNSPSKSIIDYTLEKVNEAKTSPRSLTEDAEKRALDIKKERPSHIIGAISDEKAQERDGQYTSFSCQYCKESFNGPIPLHQHERYLCKMNEEIKAVLKPNESLTVSRRGVSDIEQQGVMVSASMPDRNTTSPINPFKNHLSVLKAYFAMNTEPSSEELRKISIAVGLPQEFVKEWFIQWKAQSLHGVSRKRSPPPEWGSGESNHGFARESALVRSPASTGQYSDSAAEIQGTINGETGHRLAKHHQLPSIRHINEKTVDSVDHLRGETPSPLNLSSTSSKHSHSSSYTPTSLTSEDAHGEPLDLSLPKHLSKSDRKPKPNGFNIDGNGDPALREQGTEPLDLAHIKKEFSGLNSVGNENQLDKSSSPIFGINPFSGGPIYTPLPPHGAFPPSTFMSPAQASIPGLRPYPGLDPMGFLPHMAYTYAAGAATFAEMQQRRKYQRKPGFQGELLDSTGDYLSGLEDLTDSELLLARKKIKKTESGMYACDLCDKTFQKTSSLLRHKYEHTGKRPHQCQICKKAFKHKHHLIEHSRLHSGEKPYQCDKCGKRFSHSGSYSQHMNHRYSYCKREAEEREAAKQESHSENGGLLEPTELLMHHAYLKGLTPLRFSDPEEQGEDMMRGSTILRDGTEDGSREAEKVYPEVTDRRDEAMFREEEEMETEEDRLESQSLDGMAKDEKENDASGGTEDESSEERKAESKTDGEGKNEDAD; from the exons TGCTGAGCTCCGATGAAGAGGACAGACTGCAGGGTTCGGAGGGAGAGGGGAGCCCGGTTGGCGTTCCCAGCCTGGAGCCGTCGCCCCGAGTGGCACATGCCCTCCTTTCATGCAGGGGAGATGAGGAGGACGAGAGCCGTGACATCTGGCCACACACGGACCTCAATGGTGCAG aggagagaaaagatgaATACAATCCTCTGAGTCCTGACGTGTCCCTCCATGGAGCTGGAAACGGTACAG TTAAGGGTATTGATGCCACTGCAGAGCTGGAGAGCTTCTTCGCCAAGAGGAAGCTGGAGGACAACGAGGGATGTCCTGCCAGCATAGCTGAGTACCTGCAACGAGGAGACACGGCCATAATTTACCCAGAAGACCCGGAGGAGAGCACGAGGCTGAGCACTCCAGAGGCCAATGGGCAGGATGACAATGAGAATG ATCTGGCAATCAGGACGCCAGATGACTTTGCCCAACTGTTGACCTGCCACTACTGCGACCGCGGCTACAAGAGGCTGACCGCCCTCAAGGAGCACATCAAGTACAGGCACGAGAAGAACGAGGAGAGCTTTCCCTGCCAGCTCTGCAGCGACACTTTCGCCTACCGCACGCAGCTGGATCGCCATATGGCCACCCACAGGCCTTCTAGGGACCAG CCTCCAGTGCTGAACGAAGGGGCCGGAAACCGCAAGTTCAAATGCACCGAGTGTGGGAAAGCCTTCAAATACAAACACCATCTGAAGGAGCACCTCCGCATCCACAGTG GTGAGAAGCCATACGAATGCTCCAACTGTAAGAAGCGCTTCTCTCACTCCGGCTCTTACAGTTCACACATTAGTAGCAAGAAGTGCATTGGCCTCATCTCTATAAATGGACGGGTACGACATGGGGTTGGCACCAAGTCTGGCTCATCCCCAAACTCTGCCGCTTCATCGCCAGGCAGCCCTGCCTTGGCTCAGCTAAGGAGCAAACTGGAAAACAGCAGATGCACTGGTCTCCAGGACCCATTAGCCCACCCTGATATAAAGGCTGAGCCCATGGACTTCAATGAATGCCGTCTCATGATGGCTTCACCACCAGAATTTGGAGGACCTGGGGGTTTTCTTAATGGTACTGGCCGTGGGGGGAGCCCCCTAGGGATGCACAATTCGTCACAGACCCCCTTGCAGCACTTGGCTATGAGATTGGATTCACATGCATTAGGCTACCCAGGCTTGAGCAATAACCTAACTAAGGTTCAGCGGGTCCTCCAGATTGTCGACAACACTGTGTGCCGGCAGAAGTTGGACAGCAACCCTGAGGAGACCTCCAAGTTGAGGGCCTACATGAAGGATCTGAGCTCCCAGATGGAAGATCACAAGCTGGTTCTGGCTTCCCAGGCTGGATTTCACGGGGTTGGACACAACAGTCCTAGCAAGAGCATTATTGACTACACATTGGAGAAGGTCAACGAGGCCAAAACCTCCCCACGTAGCCTAACTGAAGATGCAGAAAAAAGGGCTCTTGACATTAAGAAAGAGAGGCCCAGTCATATAATTGGTGCCATTTCAGATGAGAAGGCCCAGGAGAGGGATGGCCAGTACACATCATTCTCATGCCAATACTGCAAGGAGTCATTCAATGGCCCTATTCCCTTGCACCAGCATGAGCGCTACCTTTGCAAGATGAACGAAGAGATAAAGGCAGTCCTGAAACCTAATGAAAGCTTAACTGTCAGTCGTAGAGGAGTGTCTGACATAGAGCAACAGGGTGTTATGGTATCTGCTTCTATGCCAGATAGAAATACAACTAGCCCAATTAACCCTTTTAAAAATCACTTGTCAGTACTGAAAGCTTACTTTGCTATGAATACTGAGCCCAGCTCAGAAGAACTGAGGAAGATCTCCATTGCGGTTGGTCTTCCTCAAGAATTTGTAAAGGAGTGGTTTATTCAGTGGAAAGCTCAGTCTCTCCATGGTGTGTCCAGGAAAAGATCTCCACCTCCTGAATGGGGCAGTGGGGAGAGCAACCATGGTTTTGCTAGAGAATCAGCACTTGTAAGATCACCTGCTTCCACTGGCCAGTATAGTGACTCAGCAGCAGAAATCCAAGGTACTATCAATGGTGAAACTGGGCACCGGCTAGCCAAACACCACCAGTTACCAAGCATAAGAcacataaatgaaaaaacagTTGACTCGGTGGACCACTTGAGAGGCGAGACCCCCTCACCCCTGAATCTTTCTTCAACATCTTCAAAACACTCTCACAGCAGCTCCTATACCCCTACAAGTCTTACCTCTGAGGATGCCCATGGTGAACCTCTAGACCTGTCATTGCCAAAACATCTCTCCAAATCAGACAGGAAGCCTAAGCCAAATGGTTTCAACATAGATGGTAATGGGGACCCTGCTCTACGAGAGCAAGGAACAGAACCTCTGGACTTAGCTCACATCAAGAAGGAGTTCAGTGGCTTGAACAGTGTGGGCAACGAAAACCAGCTAGATAAAAGTTCTAGCCCGATCTTTGGCATCAACCCCTTCAGTGGTGGTCCTATTTATACCCCTCTACCACCACATGGAGCATTCCCTCCATCTACTTTCATGTCCCCAGCACAGGCCAGCATCCCAGGACTAAGACCTTACCCAGGACTTGACCCTATGGGCTTCCTTCCACATATGGCTTACACTTACGCGGCAGGGGCAGCCACCTTTGCTGAGATGCAGCAGCGACGGAAATACCAGCGAAAACCAGGCTTCCAG ggGGAGTTGCTGGACAGCACAGGGGACTATTTGTCAGGGCTGGAGGACCTGACAGACAGTGAGTTGCTGCTTGCCCGGAAGAAGATTAAGAAGACTGAAAGTGGTATGTACGCGTGTGACTTGTGCGACAAAACATTCCAGAAGACCAGTTCCCTCCTAAGACACAAATATGAGCACACAG GTAAGAGGCCTCACCAGTGCCAGATCTGCAAGAAGGCCTTCAAGCACAAGCACCATCTAATCGAGCACTCGCGCCTGCACTCGGGCGAGAAGCCCTATCAGTGTGACAAATGCGGCAAGCGCTTCTCGCACTCGGGCTCATACTCTCAGCACATGAACCACCGCTACTCCTACTGCAAGAGAGAGGCTGAGGAACGTGAGGCTGCCAAGCAAGAGAGCCATAGTGAGAACGGTGGCCTACTGGAGCCCACGGAGCTGCTGATGCACCACGCTTACCTAAAGGGACTTACGCCACTGAGATTTTCTGATCCGGAAGAGCAGGGCGAGGACATGATGCGAGGAAGCACCATCTTGAGAGATGGCACAGAGGATGGGTCTAGGGAGGCAGAGAAGGTGTACCCGGAAGTGACGGACAGACGAGACGAGGCAATGTtcagggaggaggaggaaatgGAAACGGAGGAGGATAGGTTGGAGAGCCAGAGCCTGGATGGTATGGCAAAAGATGAGAAAGAGAACGATGCATCAGGAGGAACGGAAGATGAGAGCTCGGAGGAGAGGAAGGCGGAGAGCAAGACAGATGGAGAGGGCAAGAATGAGGATGCTGATTAA
- the zeb2a gene encoding zinc finger E-box-binding homeobox 2a isoform X2, producing MVHTLAPVAPSGTRLRLPNLSSAFSFLPSSPAREVSYTLRDLGIVYSPAQILDGVAESLLSMKPEIMAEGPRCKRRKQANPRRKNVLSSDEEDRLQGSEGEGSPVGVPSLEPSPRVAHALLSCRGDEEDESRDIWPHTDLNGAEERKDEYNPLSPDVSLHGAGNGTVKGIDATAELESFFAKRKLEDNEGCPASIAEYLQRGDTAIIYPEDPEESTRLSTPEANGQDDNENDLAIRTPDDFAQLLTCHYCDRGYKRLTALKEHIKYRHEKNEESFPCQLCSDTFAYRTQLDRHMATHRPSRDQPPVLNEGAGNRKFKCTECGKAFKYKHHLKEHLRIHSGEKPYECSNCKKRFSHSGSYSSHISSKKCIGLISINGRVRHGVGTKSGSSPNSAASSPGSPALAQLRSKLENSRCTGLQDPLAHPDIKAEPMDFNECRLMMASPPEFGGPGGFLNGTGRGGSPLGMHNSSQTPLQHLAMRLDSHALGYPGLSNNLTKVQRVLQIVDNTVCRQKLDSNPEETSKLRAYMKDLSSQMEDHKLVLASQAGFHGVGHNSPSKSIIDYTLEKVNEAKTSPRSLTEDAEKRALDIKKERPSHIIGAISDEKAQERDGQYTSFSCQYCKESFNGPIPLHQHERYLCKMNEEIKAVLKPNESLTVSRRGVSDIEQQGVMVSASMPDRNTTSPINPFKNHLSVLKAYFAMNTEPSSEELRKISIAVGLPQEFVKEWFIQWKAQSLHGVSRKRSPPPEWGSGESNHGFARESALVRSPASTGQYSDSAAEIQGTINGETGHRLAKHHQLPSIRHINEKTVDSVDHLRGETPSPLNLSSTSSKHSHSSSYTPTSLTSEDAHGEPLDLSLPKHLSKSDRKPKPNGFNIDGNGDPALREQGTEPLDLAHIKKEFSGLNSVGNENQLDKSSSPIFGINPFSGGPIYTPLPPHGAFPPSTFMSPAQASIPGLRPYPGLDPMGFLPHMAYTYAAGAATFAEMQQRRKYQRKPGFQGELLDSTGDYLSGLEDLTDSELLLARKKIKKTESGKRPHQCQICKKAFKHKHHLIEHSRLHSGEKPYQCDKCGKRFSHSGSYSQHMNHRYSYCKREAEEREAAKQESHSENGGLLEPTELLMHHAYLKGLTPLRFSDPEEQGEDMMRGSTILRDGTEDGSREAEKVYPEVTDRRDEAMFREEEEMETEEDRLESQSLDGMAKDEKENDASGGTEDESSEERKAESKTDGEGKNEDAD from the exons TGCTGAGCTCCGATGAAGAGGACAGACTGCAGGGTTCGGAGGGAGAGGGGAGCCCGGTTGGCGTTCCCAGCCTGGAGCCGTCGCCCCGAGTGGCACATGCCCTCCTTTCATGCAGGGGAGATGAGGAGGACGAGAGCCGTGACATCTGGCCACACACGGACCTCAATGGTGCAG aggagagaaaagatgaATACAATCCTCTGAGTCCTGACGTGTCCCTCCATGGAGCTGGAAACGGTACAG TTAAGGGTATTGATGCCACTGCAGAGCTGGAGAGCTTCTTCGCCAAGAGGAAGCTGGAGGACAACGAGGGATGTCCTGCCAGCATAGCTGAGTACCTGCAACGAGGAGACACGGCCATAATTTACCCAGAAGACCCGGAGGAGAGCACGAGGCTGAGCACTCCAGAGGCCAATGGGCAGGATGACAATGAGAATG ATCTGGCAATCAGGACGCCAGATGACTTTGCCCAACTGTTGACCTGCCACTACTGCGACCGCGGCTACAAGAGGCTGACCGCCCTCAAGGAGCACATCAAGTACAGGCACGAGAAGAACGAGGAGAGCTTTCCCTGCCAGCTCTGCAGCGACACTTTCGCCTACCGCACGCAGCTGGATCGCCATATGGCCACCCACAGGCCTTCTAGGGACCAG CCTCCAGTGCTGAACGAAGGGGCCGGAAACCGCAAGTTCAAATGCACCGAGTGTGGGAAAGCCTTCAAATACAAACACCATCTGAAGGAGCACCTCCGCATCCACAGTG GTGAGAAGCCATACGAATGCTCCAACTGTAAGAAGCGCTTCTCTCACTCCGGCTCTTACAGTTCACACATTAGTAGCAAGAAGTGCATTGGCCTCATCTCTATAAATGGACGGGTACGACATGGGGTTGGCACCAAGTCTGGCTCATCCCCAAACTCTGCCGCTTCATCGCCAGGCAGCCCTGCCTTGGCTCAGCTAAGGAGCAAACTGGAAAACAGCAGATGCACTGGTCTCCAGGACCCATTAGCCCACCCTGATATAAAGGCTGAGCCCATGGACTTCAATGAATGCCGTCTCATGATGGCTTCACCACCAGAATTTGGAGGACCTGGGGGTTTTCTTAATGGTACTGGCCGTGGGGGGAGCCCCCTAGGGATGCACAATTCGTCACAGACCCCCTTGCAGCACTTGGCTATGAGATTGGATTCACATGCATTAGGCTACCCAGGCTTGAGCAATAACCTAACTAAGGTTCAGCGGGTCCTCCAGATTGTCGACAACACTGTGTGCCGGCAGAAGTTGGACAGCAACCCTGAGGAGACCTCCAAGTTGAGGGCCTACATGAAGGATCTGAGCTCCCAGATGGAAGATCACAAGCTGGTTCTGGCTTCCCAGGCTGGATTTCACGGGGTTGGACACAACAGTCCTAGCAAGAGCATTATTGACTACACATTGGAGAAGGTCAACGAGGCCAAAACCTCCCCACGTAGCCTAACTGAAGATGCAGAAAAAAGGGCTCTTGACATTAAGAAAGAGAGGCCCAGTCATATAATTGGTGCCATTTCAGATGAGAAGGCCCAGGAGAGGGATGGCCAGTACACATCATTCTCATGCCAATACTGCAAGGAGTCATTCAATGGCCCTATTCCCTTGCACCAGCATGAGCGCTACCTTTGCAAGATGAACGAAGAGATAAAGGCAGTCCTGAAACCTAATGAAAGCTTAACTGTCAGTCGTAGAGGAGTGTCTGACATAGAGCAACAGGGTGTTATGGTATCTGCTTCTATGCCAGATAGAAATACAACTAGCCCAATTAACCCTTTTAAAAATCACTTGTCAGTACTGAAAGCTTACTTTGCTATGAATACTGAGCCCAGCTCAGAAGAACTGAGGAAGATCTCCATTGCGGTTGGTCTTCCTCAAGAATTTGTAAAGGAGTGGTTTATTCAGTGGAAAGCTCAGTCTCTCCATGGTGTGTCCAGGAAAAGATCTCCACCTCCTGAATGGGGCAGTGGGGAGAGCAACCATGGTTTTGCTAGAGAATCAGCACTTGTAAGATCACCTGCTTCCACTGGCCAGTATAGTGACTCAGCAGCAGAAATCCAAGGTACTATCAATGGTGAAACTGGGCACCGGCTAGCCAAACACCACCAGTTACCAAGCATAAGAcacataaatgaaaaaacagTTGACTCGGTGGACCACTTGAGAGGCGAGACCCCCTCACCCCTGAATCTTTCTTCAACATCTTCAAAACACTCTCACAGCAGCTCCTATACCCCTACAAGTCTTACCTCTGAGGATGCCCATGGTGAACCTCTAGACCTGTCATTGCCAAAACATCTCTCCAAATCAGACAGGAAGCCTAAGCCAAATGGTTTCAACATAGATGGTAATGGGGACCCTGCTCTACGAGAGCAAGGAACAGAACCTCTGGACTTAGCTCACATCAAGAAGGAGTTCAGTGGCTTGAACAGTGTGGGCAACGAAAACCAGCTAGATAAAAGTTCTAGCCCGATCTTTGGCATCAACCCCTTCAGTGGTGGTCCTATTTATACCCCTCTACCACCACATGGAGCATTCCCTCCATCTACTTTCATGTCCCCAGCACAGGCCAGCATCCCAGGACTAAGACCTTACCCAGGACTTGACCCTATGGGCTTCCTTCCACATATGGCTTACACTTACGCGGCAGGGGCAGCCACCTTTGCTGAGATGCAGCAGCGACGGAAATACCAGCGAAAACCAGGCTTCCAG ggGGAGTTGCTGGACAGCACAGGGGACTATTTGTCAGGGCTGGAGGACCTGACAGACAGTGAGTTGCTGCTTGCCCGGAAGAAGATTAAGAAGACTGAAAGTG GTAAGAGGCCTCACCAGTGCCAGATCTGCAAGAAGGCCTTCAAGCACAAGCACCATCTAATCGAGCACTCGCGCCTGCACTCGGGCGAGAAGCCCTATCAGTGTGACAAATGCGGCAAGCGCTTCTCGCACTCGGGCTCATACTCTCAGCACATGAACCACCGCTACTCCTACTGCAAGAGAGAGGCTGAGGAACGTGAGGCTGCCAAGCAAGAGAGCCATAGTGAGAACGGTGGCCTACTGGAGCCCACGGAGCTGCTGATGCACCACGCTTACCTAAAGGGACTTACGCCACTGAGATTTTCTGATCCGGAAGAGCAGGGCGAGGACATGATGCGAGGAAGCACCATCTTGAGAGATGGCACAGAGGATGGGTCTAGGGAGGCAGAGAAGGTGTACCCGGAAGTGACGGACAGACGAGACGAGGCAATGTtcagggaggaggaggaaatgGAAACGGAGGAGGATAGGTTGGAGAGCCAGAGCCTGGATGGTATGGCAAAAGATGAGAAAGAGAACGATGCATCAGGAGGAACGGAAGATGAGAGCTCGGAGGAGAGGAAGGCGGAGAGCAAGACAGATGGAGAGGGCAAGAATGAGGATGCTGATTAA